The following proteins are encoded in a genomic region of Zea mays cultivar B73 chromosome 9, Zm-B73-REFERENCE-NAM-5.0, whole genome shotgun sequence:
- the LOC100280156 gene encoding putative protein kinase superfamily protein: MAAALECWSGRPSTDEETVEHVLMKPHGRSDDSLPTCADSARAAGEPTPTPTPAPPKKWQRLGRNFAGAIAAFKNTLNLDGGGGGSGLPRDPSPRAEKPPPLLLRGLAQLYSRGAANQQLPEKLVADLRRHFDALPNSYAQAGYDMKDVLLHARLAEQATGEDQPAVNIEEVHGRGSCEEGTVFQLTFACTAPLSWQSMSGSLDSPSFCCKKIQIFEKRGLTLGVVMILVQTGNEALFKNQVESALKSVVKKQRKNSGGVKLPFGLCGCQEEGSRNFDEESMFDPDDGRVLDNEPAHRPQLPTPLPQASVFVSVDEWQTIRSGGEELGRWMLRSEEIEFVDWFGANSFRGVYKGKKVWVNKLRGCDMGSAYDVEIRQDLLQLMSCGQRNILQLHGVCFSENHGLCIVTRMMEGGSVHDILVQRNKRLSLRDTVRIALDVADAMAFMNGYGIAYRDLNARKILLDRQGNACLGDMGIVTPCSNVGEVTEYETSGYRWLAPEIIAGDPETVSETWMSNVYSYGMVLWEMITGEEAYSTYSPVQAAVGIAACGLRPEIPRDCPPFLRSLMNRCWDSSPLKRPQFSEITSILQRQNVR; this comes from the exons ATGGCGGCGGCGCTGGAGTGCTGGTCGGGGCGGCCGAGCACCGATGAGGAGACGGTGGAGCACGTTCTCATGAAGCCCCACGGGCGTTCAGATGACTCCCTCCCGACCTGCGCCGATTCTGCCCGCGCTGCCGGCGagccgacgccgacgccgacgccggcGCCCCCCAAGAAGTGGCAGCGGCTGGGCCGCAACTTTGCCGGCGCCATCGCCGCGTTCAAGAACACGCTGAACCtggatggcggcggcggcggcagcggcctCCCCCGCGACCCATCACCGCGAGCCGAGAAGCCGCCACCGCTCCTCCTCCGTGGCCTCGCGCAGCTCTACTCCCGCGGCGCCGCCAACCAGCAGCTGCCAGAAAAGCTCGTCGCTGACCTCCGCCGCCACTTCGACGCTCTCCCCAACAG CTACGCACAGGCAGGATATGACATGAAAGATGTCCTCCTGCATGCCCGCCTTGCAGAGCAGGCGACAGGTGAGGATCAGCCTGCAGTGAACATTGAGGAAGTTCATGGCAGAGGAAGTTGTGAAGAAGGCACTGTTTTCCAGCTAACATTTGCTTGCACAGCCCCGCTCTCATGGCAGTCAATGTCAGGATCACTAGACAGCCCTTCGTTCTGTTGCAAGAAGATCCAGATCTTTGAGAAGAGAGGGCTGACACTTGGCGTCGTCATGATACTTGTGCAGACTGGGAACGAGGCGCTCTTCAAGAACCAGGTTGAGTCCGCGCTGAAATCGGTAGTAAAGAAGCAAAGAAAGAACAGTGGTGGTGTGAAGCTACCATTTGGGCTCTGcggttgtcaagaagaaggatcaagaaACTTCGATGAGGAGTCGATGTTTGATCCAGATGATGGTCGGGTACTCGACAATGAGCCGGCGCACAGACCACAGCTTCCCACTCCCCTACCACAGGCATCAGTCTTCGTCTCAGTAGATGAATGGCAAACCATTCGCTCCGGTGGCGAGGAGCTTGGTCGCTGGATGCTGCGTTCCGAGGAGATCGAGTTCGTTGATTGGTTTGGCGCGAATTCATTCAGGGGTGTCTATAAGGGAAAGAAGGTTTGGGTCAACAAACTGAGGGGCTGTGACATGGGGAGTGCTTACGATGTCGAGATTCGTCAGGACTTGCTGCAGTTGATGAGCTGTGGCCAAAGGAACATCCTACAGCTCCATGGCGTTTGTTTCAGTGAGAACCATGGGCTATGCATAGTAACGAGGATGATGGAAGGAGGATCGGTTCATGATATTCTTGTGCAGAGAAACAAGAGGCTGTCCCTCCGAGACACGGTTAGGATCGCTCTCGATGTCGCTGACGCAATGGCCTTCATGAACGGCTATGGCATCGCGTACCGTGATCTCAATGCTCGGAAGATCCTGCTGGACAGGCAAGGGAATGCTTGCCTTGGGGATATGGGCATTGTTACCCCTTGTAGTAATGTTGGTGAGGTCACCGAGTACGAGACATCTGGGTACCGATGGCTGGCTCCAGAG ATCATTGCTGGAGATCCTGAAACCGTCTCCGAGACCTGGATGAGCAACGTCTACAGCTACGGAATGGTGCTCTGGGAGATGATCACCGGAGAGGAGGCCTACTCCACCTACTCGCCAGTGCAAGCAGCTGTCGGGATCGCTGCCTGCGGGCTGAGGCCGGAGATCCCCAGAGACTGTCCTCCTTTCCTGAGGTCACTAATGAACAGGTGCTGGGACAGTTCCCCTTTGAAGCGCCCTCAGTTCTCTGAGATCACATCCATCCTACAGAGGCAGAATGTTAGATAG
- the LOC103639263 gene encoding uncharacterized protein isoform X2, whose protein sequence is MAKEGAEGDGWRVMDRRRQQVRGRSSGAGIWSLRGRANWEARGRGTWRGRGGRFVASGSSLGLDARVAVERSSGVQSEAAKKRVADVASGVSDMGKKRREELCCEICEDNHVPEECPVFNGPKPQAALCGFAGGESGFFQIPTWGAKGVLPRSDGVTAFITVKEGNVTAELVKSELSRLIPVKWNWSVQKHADGFIVTFPCRVELQRMIAMKYVHTLGGEGILVIQEVNQKIEPISYLQKAWVNVYGVPFEIRSFLPLWAVGSILGATQKVDMRYTRKMGVVRILVAVTDVNHIPESAEIVVGEGLYEIFFKVDKVLKDGRWIDNNNTGTRDRDDKEQGENDDFTENHENDIFQPEEAVEDTVMEDNSLHSDPMKPHDESSDMGIGVQHRKPFINDSVTLESEVLTSVEPTVLNLMTSTCADQHLQPAPEEYGLDSVICIADHASDGLELSTGRVGVDGNLSSLIDLAPDCSVLASGSISEEGLSVSKVSIPSLEATVPFAGREINLAFDDINIPSAADSLLIEKHKTRESTIHLGHVNYFTDVPRSVLQEALKSNSLTKRVKTEKLNQGGVMLSARRTNTDEDILSKAQRLAAKRNLEIMSACESSQAGSDRCGRVVSLPFIHQFAPRSADRHGTRCRSSAIVSRRAGEQ, encoded by the exons ATGGCTAAGGAAGGCGCCGAGGGGGATGGCTGGAGAGTGATGGATCGCCGTCGTCAACAGGTACGAGGTCGTTCCTCGGGTGCTGGCATCTGGTCGCTTCGCGGTCGTGCAAACTGGGAAGCCCGTGGTCGTGGTACCTGGCGTGGCCGTGGCGGTCGGTTCGTCGCGTCTGGTTCGTCGCTGGGCCTTGATGCCAGGGTGGCTGTTGAGCGCAGTAGTGGTGTTCAGTCCGAGGCAGCTAAAAAAAGGGTGGCCGACGTTGCATCTGGGGTATCGGACATGGGGAAGAAACGCCGTGAAGAGCTTTGTTGCGAAATTTGTGAAGACAATCATGTGCCTGAGGAGTGTCCGGTATTTAATGGTCCAAAACCGCAGGCAGCTCTCTGTGGTTTTGCGGGAGGTGAATCTGGTTTTTTTCAAATTCCTACCTGGGGAGCAAAGGGGGTATTACCAAGGTCGGATGGTGTCACGGCCTTCATAACAGTGAAGGAAGGGAATGTTACTGCCGAACTCGTTAAGTCTGAACTCTCTAGACTTATTCCAGTGAAGTGGAATTGGTCGGTCCAGAAGCATGCAGATGGTTTTATAGTGACATTTCCGTGCAGAGTGGAGCTTCAACGTATGATTGCTATGAAATATGTTCATACGTTGGGAGGAGAAGGTATCTTAGTAATTCAAGAGGTTAACCAAAAAATAGAACCGATATCTTATCTGCAGAAGGCCTGGGTGAATGTGTACGGGGTTCCTTTTGAGATCCGCTCATTTCTTCCTCTGTGGGCAGTTGGTTCTATTTTGGGGGCAACTCAGAAAGTGGACATGCGCTACACTCGGAAAATGGGGGTGGTTCGAATTTTGGTTGCAGTGACGGATGTGAATCATATCCCGGAATCCGCAGAAATAGTGGTTGGTGAAGGATTATACGAGATATTCTTCAAAGTTGACAAGGTCCTTAAAGATGGTAGATGGATTGACAATAATAATACGGGTACTCGAGACAGAGATGATAAGGAACAAGGTGAAAATGATGATTTTACTGAGAATCATGAGAATGATATTTTTCAGCCAGAGGAAGCAGTAGAAGACACTGTCATGGAGGATAATTCCTTACATAGTGACCCTATGAAACCACATGATGAATCTTCAGATATGGGGATAGGGGTTCAGCACAGGAAACCGTTCATTAATGACTCAGTGACATTGGAGTCAGAAGTTTTGACTTCGGTTGAGCCAACAGTTTTGAATTTAATGACCTCTACTTGCGCTGATCAGCATTTACAGCCAGCTCCTGAGGAATATGGACTGGATTCGGTGATTTGTATTGCCGATCATGCTTCAGATGGCCTGGAATTGTCAACAGGAAGGGTTGGCGTTGATGGAAATCTCAGCAGCTTGATTGATTTGGCTCCAGACTGCTCGGTTCTTGCTAGTGGATCCATCAGTGAAGAGGGGCTGTCTGTGTCCAAAGTAAGTATTCCATCTCTGGAAGCAACAGTGCCATTTGCTGGGAGAGAGATCAACTTGGCTTTTGATGATATTAATATTCCTTCTGCGGCTGACAGCTTGCTCATCGAAAAACATA AGACACGTGAGAGTACCATTCACCTGGGACATGTTAATTATTTTACTGATGTACCCCGTTCTGTCCTCCAG GAGGCACTTAAGTCTAATTCTCTTACTAAGAGAGTAAAGACTGAAAAACTTAATCAAGGGGGTGTCATGTTAAGTGCCAGGAGGACTAACACAGATGAAGATATATTGTCCAAAGCTCAGCGTCTGGCAGCAAAGCGTAATTTAGAAATCA TGTCGGCGTGCGAGTCATCTCAAGCTGGAAGCGATCGATGTGGGCGTGTCGTGTCCCTGCCATTCATTCATCAATTCGCTCCCAGATCCGCAGACAGGCACGGCACGCGGTGCCGATCCTCAGCGATCGTGTCACGTCGTGCTGGCGAGCAGTGA
- the LOC100382870 gene encoding NADH dehydrogenase [ubiquinone] 1 alpha subcomplex subunit 8-B, producing MSASSTPVDALGEPIPTSSVLMAASKHIAVRCRPENVAFLNCKKKDPNPEKCLEKGRQVTSCVLSLLKELHQKCPKEMDEYAGCMYYYTNEFDFCRKEQQAFEESCPISE from the exons ATGTCGGCGAGCAGCACGCCCGTAGACGCTTTGGGGGAGCCGATCCCGACGTCGTCGGTGCTGATGGCAGCGTCGAAGCACATCGCAGTCCGGTGCCGCCCGGAGAACGTCGCCTTCCTCAACTGCAAGAAGAAGGACCCTAATCCTGAGAAGTGCCTCGAGAAGGGTCGCCAGGTCACAAGCTGCGTCCTTAGCCT GTTGAAAGAACTTCATCAAAAGTGTCCCAAGGAAATGGATGAATATGCTGGTTGCATGTATTACTACACCAACGAATTCGACTTCTGCCGTAAGGAGCAGCAAGCTTTTGAGGAATCCTGCCCCATTTCCGAGTAG
- the LOC103639263 gene encoding uncharacterized protein isoform X1, with translation MAKEGAEGDGWRVMDRRRQQVRGRSSGAGIWSLRGRANWEARGRGTWRGRGGRFVASGSSLGLDARVAVERSSGVQSEAAKKRVADVASGVSDMGKKRREELCCEICEDNHVPEECPVFNGPKPQAALCGFAGGESGFFQIPTWGAKGVLPRSDGVTAFITVKEGNVTAELVKSELSRLIPVKWNWSVQKHADGFIVTFPCRVELQRMIAMKYVHTLGGEGILVIQEVNQKIEPISYLQKAWVNVYGVPFEIRSFLPLWAVGSILGATQKVDMRYTRKMGVVRILVAVTDVNHIPESAEIVVGEGLYEIFFKVDKVLKDGRWIDNNNTGTRDRDDKEQGENDDFTENHENDIFQPEEAVEDTVMEDNSLHSDPMKPHDESSDMGIGVQHRKPFINDSVTLESEVLTSVEPTVLNLMTSTCADQHLQPAPEEYGLDSVICIADHASDGLELSTGRVGVDGNLSSLIDLAPDCSVLASGSISEEGLSVSKVSIPSLEATVPFAGREINLAFDDINIPSAADSLLIEKHKTRESTIHLGHVNYFTDVPRSVLQEALKSNSLTKRVKTEKLNQGGVMLSARRTNTDEDILSKAQRLAAKRNLEISLVADRIVSPSQTAFMPGRNILEGVIILHESIHELQRKKLDGVILKLDFEKAYDKVKWKFLQQAMRMKGFSPSWCAWIQTIVSGGHVRVKVNDGVCPFFGTYKGLRQGDPLSPILFNIVADMLAILFTRATEDNQFKGIVPHLIPGGLSILQYADDNL, from the exons ATGGCTAAGGAAGGCGCCGAGGGGGATGGCTGGAGAGTGATGGATCGCCGTCGTCAACAGGTACGAGGTCGTTCCTCGGGTGCTGGCATCTGGTCGCTTCGCGGTCGTGCAAACTGGGAAGCCCGTGGTCGTGGTACCTGGCGTGGCCGTGGCGGTCGGTTCGTCGCGTCTGGTTCGTCGCTGGGCCTTGATGCCAGGGTGGCTGTTGAGCGCAGTAGTGGTGTTCAGTCCGAGGCAGCTAAAAAAAGGGTGGCCGACGTTGCATCTGGGGTATCGGACATGGGGAAGAAACGCCGTGAAGAGCTTTGTTGCGAAATTTGTGAAGACAATCATGTGCCTGAGGAGTGTCCGGTATTTAATGGTCCAAAACCGCAGGCAGCTCTCTGTGGTTTTGCGGGAGGTGAATCTGGTTTTTTTCAAATTCCTACCTGGGGAGCAAAGGGGGTATTACCAAGGTCGGATGGTGTCACGGCCTTCATAACAGTGAAGGAAGGGAATGTTACTGCCGAACTCGTTAAGTCTGAACTCTCTAGACTTATTCCAGTGAAGTGGAATTGGTCGGTCCAGAAGCATGCAGATGGTTTTATAGTGACATTTCCGTGCAGAGTGGAGCTTCAACGTATGATTGCTATGAAATATGTTCATACGTTGGGAGGAGAAGGTATCTTAGTAATTCAAGAGGTTAACCAAAAAATAGAACCGATATCTTATCTGCAGAAGGCCTGGGTGAATGTGTACGGGGTTCCTTTTGAGATCCGCTCATTTCTTCCTCTGTGGGCAGTTGGTTCTATTTTGGGGGCAACTCAGAAAGTGGACATGCGCTACACTCGGAAAATGGGGGTGGTTCGAATTTTGGTTGCAGTGACGGATGTGAATCATATCCCGGAATCCGCAGAAATAGTGGTTGGTGAAGGATTATACGAGATATTCTTCAAAGTTGACAAGGTCCTTAAAGATGGTAGATGGATTGACAATAATAATACGGGTACTCGAGACAGAGATGATAAGGAACAAGGTGAAAATGATGATTTTACTGAGAATCATGAGAATGATATTTTTCAGCCAGAGGAAGCAGTAGAAGACACTGTCATGGAGGATAATTCCTTACATAGTGACCCTATGAAACCACATGATGAATCTTCAGATATGGGGATAGGGGTTCAGCACAGGAAACCGTTCATTAATGACTCAGTGACATTGGAGTCAGAAGTTTTGACTTCGGTTGAGCCAACAGTTTTGAATTTAATGACCTCTACTTGCGCTGATCAGCATTTACAGCCAGCTCCTGAGGAATATGGACTGGATTCGGTGATTTGTATTGCCGATCATGCTTCAGATGGCCTGGAATTGTCAACAGGAAGGGTTGGCGTTGATGGAAATCTCAGCAGCTTGATTGATTTGGCTCCAGACTGCTCGGTTCTTGCTAGTGGATCCATCAGTGAAGAGGGGCTGTCTGTGTCCAAAGTAAGTATTCCATCTCTGGAAGCAACAGTGCCATTTGCTGGGAGAGAGATCAACTTGGCTTTTGATGATATTAATATTCCTTCTGCGGCTGACAGCTTGCTCATCGAAAAACATA AGACACGTGAGAGTACCATTCACCTGGGACATGTTAATTATTTTACTGATGTACCCCGTTCTGTCCTCCAG GAGGCACTTAAGTCTAATTCTCTTACTAAGAGAGTAAAGACTGAAAAACTTAATCAAGGGGGTGTCATGTTAAGTGCCAGGAGGACTAACACAGATGAAGATATATTGTCCAAAGCTCAGCGTCTGGCAGCAAAGCGTAATTTAGAAATCA GTCTAGTAGCAGACAGAATTGTCAGCCCCTCTCAGACAGCTTTTATGCCCGGTCGAAATATTCTTGAAGGGGTTATTATTCTTCACGAATCTATTCATGAACTACAGAGGAAAAAGTTAGATGGAGTTATTCTTAAATTAGACTTCGAGAAAGCTTACGATAAAGTGAAATGGAAGTTTCTACAGCAAGCGATGCGTATGAAGGGTTTCTCTCCATCTTGGTGCGCCTGGATCCAAACAATAGTTTCTGGAGGTCATGTTAGAGTTAAAGTAAATGATGGCGTATGTCCTTTTTTTGGTACTTACAAGGGCCTTCGTCAGGGGGATCCTTTGTCGCCAATATTATTTAATATTGTTGCTGATATGTTGGCAATTTTATTCACAAGAGCGACAGAGGATAATCAATTCAAAGGTATTGTTCCGCATTTGATTCCGGGGGGTTTATCTATCCTTCAGTATGCCGATGATAATCTCTAG